The genome window GGCATGAAGAGGGTGAGTTTAGGGTTCAGGGTTGGATGTGCGCCCCAgacacagtgcctgcctctgttGGTACAGGCACAGTGtggtttcctcattggtaaaatgaggaTAGCAGAATTCTACCTCAGAACTGTTAGAATTGAATGAGACACCGTAAGCAAAGCACTCAGCACAGTGTCTGTGCACAGCTCTATAACGTCTATAGTAAGCTCTCAGTAAATGgtattggtggtggtggtggtgatgtcgGCAGCTACCTTCTGCCCTTCCTTTCTGGGACCCAGGCAGCTCTACAACTCCATCCCTGAACCAGGCAGCAGAACAgattcttttcccattttagtcctttttctctctcttcttgtttcAGGAGTCACCCACTTGCAATCTGTTCCCCACATCCAAAAGCCCAGCATCTACTCCTCTCGCCCGATCAACTCCTCCAATCCGGGGCAAAGCTGGGCCCTATGGGAGAGCACCAGCAAGTGAGAAGGCCTGGCAGCCAAGCTGGGGTGACTGGGAACAGGGAAGGTGTGGTGCTCACCCTAAAATTCCTTTCCCCCTCTCCACCAGGCCCACTTAACCCTGTCAGACCAGTCTCGGTCCCACAGCCTCCTACCAGCAGCTCTCAGCACCTGTCTCGAACACCGGGAGCAGCTGCTAAGCCTTCCAGTCGACTCCCTGTTCCCTCAGCCATCCCAAGACCTGCCAGCCGAATGCCACTCACCAGCCGGAGTGTACCACCCAGCAAAGGTGCTCCACCTCCAGATTCTCTGTCAACCCGGAAAGGACTTCCAAGACCAAGTGCTGCAGGGCACAGAGGTGAGGAAGAACGGATATAAGGGAAAGAAGTAAGGGGGGGAATACCTACCCTTGCCCAACTTGACCACACCCTCCCAGAGCTGCTAACAGTGACCACTTTCtccatcttccttaccaatggacttggagatggggagactgagtTAAGGACGGGGGGGTGGGTCTGGGCAAAGAGTTTGAGGCTTGGTTTTCAAATACCTTATTTTTTTGGCCTTAGGTGAGAGGAAAGGCACTAATCCCAAACTCACTCCACCTCTTTGGGTATTTCTTTTTGAGACGGTCACTTGAACTTTCTGCTAACTCATATCTTTTGTTAACCCCTATCAAGTTCCTGTTTCCCAGCGACCAAATCTCCCAGTTGCTGGTGCTGCTCGCAGCAATCTGCAGGCCCCCAGGAAAGTTGCAGTCCCAGGACCTACCAGGTAAAACTGGTTGAGACGTCTCTCTCCCCCCTGTCATCTGTGCTTCCAAGCTTTTATGTACATCAGCCCTGAATCCTGTGTGGCAAGATAGGGATGAGAAAGGGGAGCTTGGTGGGGCAGAGAGTCCCATTTCTTCCTACTCTGAGAAACTTGAATTCAGTTGGGTGACAAATGGGTTTGAGGAAGGGCAGTTTAAAGCAGTTTCACCTTCTGTCTCTTTAGGTAAAGAGATCAGGACAGCAAACAAAAATTCAGTAGCAAACCACTACAGTCGCTGCCTGGACTCACCTTTACTTGGCCTCCCAAAGCCTCTCATTGGCCCAggaacaggaggaagagaagccaCTTGAGTAGAGACCATGAGAGCTGGGGTGGATTAGGACTGAGCTGGAGGAGAATTGAACTCTTTGGGTTGAAAGATAATTAGGAAAAAGAAGTCACCTCCCAGCAGTGAAACTGAACAGAAATGAGAGATGCAGGAGAGAGGTTTGTCCTCATCCAGCCTCACTTTCACGTTCAGCCCCAGAGTTTGATCTTCTTCCCAGGCATTGGTTCACTGGACGTGTACATGTGAATGACCTCTGTAGCTAAACTCCCTGCTTCCCTAGGAGCCGTTCTTCCAAACCACATCCTCTACTGGACTCAGCTTATTTAGAGAGACAGATGCAGACACCTGGTCTTCAGAACTTGTTTCCTGTGAATTCTGTGACTCACAACAGGCCAGTTTATGATAAGCTTACTCCATTAGTCtgtgtttttctaaaataaaatgaatatatttttatattctctctgTATGTGAAAGTAAATGCCACTTCCAATTTCTCATAAATTTGGAGTACTCTTTTGTGTAATTACAGTGAGGGAGCCAGGATTGGCTTCCCGACAAGGGGCCTGAATATGCCCTAATCTATGAGATTACAGCAAATCGGGTTGTCACTAATCCTGTTGTTCACATTATGTGGTAACAGGCTGCCCTTTCCCAGGATTCGTATGTTACTAGTAGGTCCAGATCAAGTTAAGTATAGCTTAATTCATAGTATGTGAGTCTGTCAAGCCAGGGTCTTGGTAAAATTGTTACTTATATCCTCAACCTGGGTGTACTTCCTGGCAAGAGAACAGAGCCTCCAAGGAACTCCTCAGCATCTTGTCTGCTGTACTTGTGGGCTGAGGGAGCCCTTTGGGGACCACCCTGGAATTTAGTATCACTGATTACCTGATGCAGAAGATAGTGGTCACATTCTACCTTACATCACTAGAACTGTTGGTGTTCTGTTCTCACCTCCTAGGCTTCAAGGCTGGCACCAAGACTTACAAACCTGTGTGATGCCTAGTGCTGTGATTTTATGTGGCAGAGACTTTTAttcatttgttgaaagaatatttGAGTGCAAAGAGGTGGGTGTTTGTTTATGAATGACAAAGACTCATTTAGCAGATTTAAATAAGGGTCTCCTTTTCTCATGGCCTTTGACTCCTGTAATCAGAACCAATTCAATTCCTTGTGAGTTTTGAGAGAACTTCCCTCCTTGAAGGCCTGGGCAGGACTTAAGGAAGCCAGCAGAAAACTTGTCAAAGGAGTGGGTACCAGTTGGTGCCCCTTCCCGCATGCTTACGTGCCCAGAAGCCCCCTAGTAAAGCACCTTCCCCTGCTCCAGCGTCCAGAGCCCTCcactactttcttttcctttttatggctgatctTAAGGTTCATTTAACACATTCCGCTATATCACAGTGACAGCTGCCCAGATAGTCACCTATCCCCTGAGCCTCTCAGAGCAACTCCTACAGCCTCTAGGATTCCAAGAATTGACCTGGAGATTGAGGGGATGTGGAGACAAATACTATTTAGCTCTGGAGAAATTCTGCAGAAGCAAGAAAATCTCAGGTGCTTTCCAGCCCTGGTGGCTAGTGAGCAGGGCCTGTTGGTGATGACTTGCTCTGGCAGAAGCACTGGAAGGTGTGGAGTGCAGGCGCGCACGTAGGTGTGGCCAGCAGGTGGCATGTTTGTGTGGCCTGGGAGGCAATGTAAGATGCAGACCCATTGCTGTTGCCATCTGGTGGCTGGAGAGGACAAGACATTCTTCTCACTCTTGGTCAGCCTTGAGTTTTGGTCTCCTCCACCCCTGGCCCAAACCCACTTAAGCAACATTCAGTAGGCAGTGCCAGCTAGGGAGGAGGCCTACTTGCCACAGCTGCCTTTCTTGTTCAACTAcctgcttccttcccttttagtctggctttctattttttctctttctttctgcactctacttccacccccacccagtAGTGACAACAAAGAAAGCCAACATTTATTGGCCTCTTACTATGCACTGTCAACtgtttaagcactttacatgtgttaactcatttaattctcataaaagCTCTATTAGACAGatgttattatcctcattttgcaggCAGAGAAACTAAGGCTGGGAGAGATTAAGTCACTCAGTCTGGTTCCAGGGTTTGTGTTCTTAATCACTACCCTCTCTTGCCCCCATGTTGACTCCCTATCTAATTTGTTGAATAGACCttcaaaaacacaaaacttgGGAATGGAAGTAATGCTGTAGAACACATAGTTGGCTAGAGTATGGAGTAGCTGCTTCATttccaatgggaaaaaaaaaccaaagtggCCCAGAGAAGTAGAGTTAAGAGGTGCCTAGTCATGAAGCACCTTTAAATTCCCACTAACCTCTCAACTCAGCCCACCCCACCTCCTGAATTCTGCCCCCAGGACTCAACAGGGCTTGAAACCTGCCTGTTCTGTGCAGCCTCTCCAGCCGTACAAGTCCCTCCTGGCCTGGTGAAAAGGATACTTTCCTGCCATCTGCCACGTCTTCCTTGGGAATGCCAGGACCTGAGCACTTGTGCTGATGAGGCCTTCTGGGGACTTCTGCTGGAGTGTCAGTAGAGGGACTAGCTCATCAGCCACTTAGTATCTGAGTCCCCTGACCTCCTGGCCCTTCCAGGGCCCTACCTACTCTTGTTTTCCAGGGACCaggtccttccctccctctgaaaGGACAGGGCACCACACAGAAGCACATTATTGACAGTGCTCAGCCCGCACAGAACTAGTTTATTCAGTAGTATggggaaatgaaaaaacaaacacaaaaccctACCATATTTACAGTAACAATCAACCTGTACAATGTGATGGTTAGTATCAAGTTAGCATCCAgcatctttgtatttttttaagtcaagtcATCAGTAGTAAAAACCAGTTAAATTTTTAACCCTTTGCAGGAATTGCTGAGGGGAGGTATCAGGGAGAGAACTGACAGCAGAAAAGTCAAAGACCAGCCTTACAAATGAGAAACAGGGACATTTT of Manis javanica isolate MJ-LG chromosome 4, MJ_LKY, whole genome shotgun sequence contains these proteins:
- the PSRC1 gene encoding proline/serine-rich coiled-coil protein 1 isoform X1, giving the protein MEGLEEDVKFIVDETLDFGGLSPSDSHEEEDMAVLMTPEKPIRRGLSHRSDPNAVAPAPQGLKLSLGPLSPEKLEEILDEANRLAAHLERCALQERGSAGEGSGPRKVKPSPRRETFVLKDSPVRDLLPTVSSLAWSTPSPSSLTPRLRSSNRKGSVKALRAAGGKRPSGMKRESPTCNLFPTSKSPASTPLARSTPPIRGKAGPYGRAPASPLNPVRPVSVPQPPTSSSQHLSRTPGAAAKPSSRLPVPSAIPRPASRMPLTSRSVPPSKGAPPPDSLSTRKGLPRPSAAGHRVPVSQRPNLPVAGAARSNLQAPRKVAVPGPTRSRSSKPHPLLDSAYLERQMQTPGLQNLFPVNSVTHNRPVYDKLTPLVCVFLK
- the PSRC1 gene encoding proline/serine-rich coiled-coil protein 1 isoform X2; the encoded protein is MEGLEEDVKFIVDETLDFGGLSPSDSHEEEDMAVLMTPEKPIRRGLSHRSDPNAVAPAPQGLKLSLGPLSPEKLEEILDEANRLAAHLERCALQERGSAGEGSGPRKVKPSPRRETFVLKDSPVRDLLPTVSSLAWSTPSPSSLTPRLRSSNRKGSVKALRAAGGKRPSGMKRESPTCNLFPTSKSPASTPLARSTPPIRGKAGPYGRAPASPLNPVRPVSVPQPPTSSSQHLSRTPGAAAKPSSRLPVPSAIPRPASRMPLTSRSVPPSKGAPPPDSLSTRKGLPRPSAAGHRVPVSQRPNLPVAGAARSNLQAPRKVAVPGPTRLQGWHQDLQTCVMPSAVILCGRDFYSFVERIFECKEVGVCL
- the PSRC1 gene encoding proline/serine-rich coiled-coil protein 1 isoform X3, with protein sequence MEGLEEDVKFIVDETLDFGGLSPSDSHEEEDMAVLMTPEKPIRRGLSHRSDPNAVAPAPQGLKLSLGPLSPEKLEEILDEANRLAAHLERCALQERGSAGEGSGPRKVKPSPRRETFVLKDSPVRDLLPTVSSLAWSTPSPSSLTPRLRSSNRKGSVKALRAAGGKRPSGMKRESPTCNLFPTSKSPASTPLARSTPPIRGKAGPYGRAPASPLNPVRPVSVPQPPTSSSQHLSRTPGAAAKPSSRLPVPSAIPRPASRMPLTSRSVPPSKGAPPPDSLSTRKGLPRPSAAGHRVPVSQRPNLPVAGAARSNLQAPRKVAVPGPTRHWFTGRVHVNDLCS